A stretch of Fulvia fulva chromosome 4, complete sequence DNA encodes these proteins:
- a CDS encoding Cytochrome c oxidase subunit 9, mitochondrial codes for MPIKPITGMLRRGLVLDLSVAFGLGTSFGYFWWYGFHVPSVRRRDQFYAKLEDERAAALGQV; via the exons ATGCCTATCAAACCAATCACCGGC ATGCTCCGAAGGGGCCTTGTCCTCGATCTTTCCGTTGCTTTCG GCCTCGGCACTTCATTCGGATACTTCTGGTGGTACG GCTTCCACGTCCCATCCGTCCGCCGCCGCGATCAGTTCTACGCCAAGCTTGAAGATGAGAGGGCAGCTGCATTGGGTCAGGTTTAA
- a CDS encoding AP-3 complex subunit mu-1, which translates to MSAIEALYIFDEHNSLLFNHVYTGRPPPPSTLLPLYLQHAAPRPSVQYVTSTSPPTILFSVIQDNLLFLSPSSSDIEPLLVLEFLHRVADALEEFLSSPLLATKISANYDIVAQIAAEMADSGVVCQGEANALRDVVETGPGVLNNLLGKIGVPGSSPALQAGGPAGLPRPNLTPSQTSVGSAIPWRRTNVRHTSNELYVDIVESLAVTLAPSGRPLSAFAHGSVAFTSKVSGVPDLLLSLSTGGKGAGMGNRGDQLRNVMERIVFHPCVRLSTWKKDGVLSFVPPDGRFALCGYEADLLGPDMDFTTSNSSSSNLNLPVNIEIITGLGPSGTEFEVRARPDPNNRSAAAASLQSNLSTGMGTGRPGSFKPAPSGDSKAPALEDLTIHIPIPSTVRNVSEMRPTRGEANWNPAEGSIEWRIPPRDFGPGGAVLRCTVQGPLADEDADLSRGVVNGMTSTTYGYDEDTPTAYQNAKEGVPNGSSTDVSATRSRELMPTCVTLSFSVKGWLASGLKVESLLLDMKKSRGLGPEVKPYKGVKYLTVSRQGVELRC; encoded by the exons ATGAGCGCAATCGAGGCGCTGTACATCTTCGACGAGCACAA CTCCCTGCTCTTCAACCACGTCTATACCGGAAGACCGCCGCCTCCCTCCACCCTGCTCCCACTGTACCTCCAGCATGCTGCGCCGCGACCTAGCGTACAATATGTCACTTCCACGAGTCCGCCCACGATACTATTCTCCGTGATTCAGGACAACCTACTATTCCTGTCACCGTCATCGAGCGACATAGAGCCATTGTTGGTGTTGGAGTTCCTACACAGAGTTGCAGATGCTTTAGAAGAGTTCCTGAGCAGCCCTCTGCTCGCGACCAAGATCTCTGCCAACTATGATATCGTAGCACAGATTGCGGCCGAGATGGCCGACTCGGGTGTGGTCTGTCAAGGAGAAGCCAACGCCTTAAGAGACGTCGTTGAGACAGGTCCAGGAGTTTTAAACAATCTGCTAGGCAAAATCGGTGTACCCGGATCAAGTCCTGCTCTGCAAGCAGGTGGTCCTGCAGGTCTACCAAGACCGAACCTCACACCTTCACAAACTAGCGTGGGCTCAGCAATACCATGGCGAAGGACCAATGTGCGGCATACCAGTAATGAGCTATACGTGGATATCGTGGAGTCACTGGCTGTGACACTTGCGCCTTCCGGACGGCCTCTGTCTGCATTCGCTCACGGAAGCGTGGCGTTCACATCCAAAGTCAGTGGAGTTCCTGATCTGCTACTTAGCCTGTCAACAGGCGGCAAGGGCGCAGGCATGGGCAATCGAGGCGACCAGCTACGGAACGTCATGGAGCGTATCGTCTTCCATCCTTGTGTGCGGCTCAGTACCTGGAAGAAAGATGGCGTGCTGTCATTCGTGCCTCCGGATGGCAGATTCGCTCTTTGCGGTTATGAAGCAGATCTGCTCGGGCCTGACATGGACTTCACAAcctcaaattcatcttccAGCAATCTCAACCTACCGGTAAACATTGAGATCATCACAGGTCTAGGCCCTTCAGGAACAGAATTTGAAGTCCGCGCGAGACCCGATCCCAACAACCGCTCTGCAGCCGCAGCATCTCTACAATCAAACCTCAGCACCGGCATGGGCACTGGTCGCCCGGGATCATTCAAGCCCGCTCCCTCCGGCGACTCCAAAGCGCCTGCCCTAGAAGACCTCACGATCCACATCCCCATCCCGTCAACCGTTAGGAACGTTAGCGAGATGCGACCGACTCGAGGTGAAGCAAACTGGAATCCAGCAGAGGGCAGCATAGAATGGAGAATCCCGCCTCGAGACTTCGGTCCAGGCGGCGCAGTACTGCGATGTACTGTCCAAGGACCACTGGCGGACGAAGACGCTGATCTCAGTCGAGGTGTTGTGAATGGTATGACGAGCACGACTTACGGTTATGATGAGGATACACCAACAGCGTATCAGAATGCGAAAGAGGGCGTGCCGAATGGATCGAGCACGGATGTGTCTGCGACGCGCAGCAGGGAGCTGATGCCGACTTGCGTGACGCTGAGCTTTAGTGTCAAGGGGTGGTTGGCCAGCGGACTGAAGGTGGAGAGCTTGCTGCTTGATATGAAGAAGAGTCGTGGGCTGGGGCCGGAGGTGAAGCCGTATAAGGGTGTCAAGTACCTTACAGTCAGTCGGCAGGGAGTTGAGCTTAGATGCTAG
- a CDS encoding DNA-directed RNA polymerase III subunit RPC1, which produces MYIDENTQPRHARPVTIRPQTVEMEQTETLTTKQQVVDTVPKRIKSLQFGLLSPPDVVAQSVVAVKDRNLYDISDRPGAARTITNHGPLDPRLGTSSKNGTCSTCQQSLKECNGHFGHVKLALPCFHYGYLKRIIEALNCVCKDCSKVLLPEKDKRAYLKQLRRPGLDGLRKDVVIKRISGDCRKVKVCPHCQSYNGPVRKVAGHPIKMFHNKYAVYTNSNAKSKQKPPDMQAFEKTFEEASKTIPDVERHMKRAVDDLTPLRVLNILKKVQNVDVELLGMDPHSGGRPEYMIWTHIPAPPVAIRPSVAQETASTEDDITNKLGDIIQINNLMLAALSAGQPLVKVMELWEFMQVQIAMYIDGNLPGLGRDSAYGKAMRGFCQRLKGKQGRFRGNLSGKRVDFSGRTVISPDPNLAIDEVAVPQRVAVNMTYPERVTKHNFTKLKECIKRGDKVHPGANYIIKGRDKRRIVLRMVGLKGDLHKVADQLEIGDTVERHLEDGDIVLFNRQPSLHKLSILSHRAKIRPWRTFRLNECVCNPYNADFDGDEMNLHVPQTEEARTEATELMGVKHNLATPKNGTPIIAAIQDFITGAYLISQKDLFFSRRQFTHVVSFMYNAVEVTDPCTGKKYPIEIPPPAIWKPQTLWTGKQIWNLLMKPHRDYPVNVNLEAKLKQFAPPSRPGDANDMVDSDSYLVIRNSETMCGAFDKATIGDGKKTSVFYVIMRDFGPDYAAAAMTRLAKLSARWLGERGFSIGISDVYPSDKLNARKQELIDAAYKACDEVIDKFKKGKLERSPGCDEEQTMEITLSGILSKVRAQCADACFAELSKFNAPMTMAKCGSKGSNINVSQMVASVGQQIIGGQRVLEGFQDRTLPHFAKASRDPLAKGFVADSFFSGLTPTEFIFHAMSGREGLVDTAVKTAETGYMSRRLMKSLEDLSAQYDLTVRNSSSGVVQMKFGDDGLDPVDMEGSAKPVNFERTWMHAITSTWDNSEPTLTLAKILSHANKTLDAERIKLNRISEDGKKLEYTYDWNEDKNLKLVDQSEYSRTFLDDITKFINDQGKKMTENQAKLEGSQDVFKISQSALDRFLQLCLRKYEKSKTEAGHAVGAVGAHSIGEPGTQMTLKTFHFAGVAGMSITQGVPRIKEIINASKVISTPVINCALDSKYVDMAGRFVKALIEKTYLGDIVDYVEDVWHNRGCYINMRVNWDQIENLGLRISMWQLVDAIDRTKGFKAMGASAQAVGHHHIRVHINPPDGGGSRAARRLVGKGKLDAGDGSEVMFMQLHSLKRRLPAVVVKGYPDAARAIIKKDDKKDHTGKEPISVLVEGYGLKACMTTEGVNGYLTKSNNVMEMRDVLGIEAARKTIIDEISSVMGGMDIDPRHMQLLADVMTYKGEVLGITRFGLAKMRDSVLQLASFEKTPDHLFEAAAKMKKDDIEGVSECIIMGQSMGVGTGAMKVVRPLNIDGVENNVDLKDFKVVSKAEIATRKDRLKQRRSDFLMSMTNGHAMEVDVAA; this is translated from the coding sequence ATGTACATTGACGAGAACACACAACCACGACATGCTCGCCCGGTGACAATACGCCCCCAGACCGTCGAAATGGAACAGACGGAAACCCTCACCACCAAGCAGCAGGTGGTGGACACAGTGCCCAAACGCATCAAATCGCTCCAGTTCGGCCTACTGAGTCCACCGGATGTTGTCGCTCAGTCGGTTGTCGCAGTCAAGGATCGCAATCTATACGACATCTCAGACCGACCCGGAGCTGCGCGCACAATCACGAACCACGGACCTCTCGACCCGCGACTCGGCACATCCTCGAAGAACGGGACATGCTCCACCTGCCAGCAGAGCCTGAAGGAGTGCAATGGACACTTTGGGCATGTGAAGCTGGCCCTTCCTTGCTTTCACTATGGATATTTGAAGAGGATCATAGAGGCGCTGAACTGCGTTTGCAAGGACTGCAGTAAGGTCTTGCTGCCAGAAAAGGACAAGAGAGCGTACTTGAAGCAGTTGCGCCGGCCAGGACTGGACGGCTTGAGAAAGGATGTCGTTATCAAGAGGATATCGGGAGACTGCCGAAAGGTCAAGGTCTGTCCACACTGCCAATCATACAACGGACCGGTGAGGAAAGTGGCAGGACATCCAATCAAGATGTTCCACAACAAATATGCCGTCTACACAAATTCCAATGCCAAGAGCAAGCAAAAGCCTCCGGACATGCAGGCCTTTGAGAAGACATTTGAAGAGGCCAGCAAGACAATTCCCGACGTGGAGCGCCACATGAAGCGTGCAGTGGACGATCTCACACCACTCCGGGTGCTGAACATCCTGAAGAAGGTTCAAAATGTGGACGTCGAGCTGTTGGGTATGGATCCTCACAGTGGTGGCAGACCGGAGTATATGATATGGACACACATCCCAGCACCACCTGTCGCGATTCGGCCCTCTGTTGCGCAGGAAACTGCCAGCACCGAGGACGACATCACGAACAAGCTGGGCGATATCATCCAAATCAACAACTTGATGCTTGCGGCTCTGTCTGCTGGACAGCCGCTAGTCAAAGTCATGGAGCTGTGGGAGTTCATGCAAGTTCAGATCGCCATGTACATTGACGGAAATCTACCTGGCCTTGGCAGAGACAGTGCCTATGGCAAGGCCATGCGCGGGTTCTGTCAGCGTCTCAAGGGTAAACAAGGTCGCTTTCGTGGCAATCTCTCGGGTAAACGTGTGGACTTCTCTGGGCGAACTGTGATCTCTCCTGACCCCAACTTGGCCATCGACGAGGTTGCAGTGCCGCAACGAGTGGCCGTGAATATGACCTATCCGGAACGAGTAACGAAACACAACTTCACGAAGCTCAAGGAATGCATCAAGAGAGGCGACAAAGTGCATCCTGGAGCCAACTACATCATTAAGGGTCGAGACAAGAGGAGGATCGTGCTCAGAATGGTCGGCCTGAAAGGGGACTTACATAAAGTTGCCGATCAGCTGGAGATTGGTGACACGGTTGAGCGACATCTTGAGGATGGCGACATCGTGCTATTCAACAGACAACCCTCACTTCACAAACTGTCTATCCTATCACACAGAGCCAAGATTCGACCATGGAGAACATTCCGCCTGAACGAGTGTGTGTGCAATCCTTACAACGCGGATTTTGACGGAGATGAGATGAACTTGCACGTACCACAGACTGAGGAAGCGCGGACTGAAGCCACAGAACTTATGGGCGTCAAGCACAATCTCGCGACGCCAAAGAACGGCACACCCATCATCGCCGCCATTCAGGACTTCATCACAGGTGCATATCTCATCAGCCAAAAAGACCTGTTCTTCAGTCGGCGGCAGTTTACACATGTTGTGAGCTTCATGTACAACGCCGTGGAGGTCACAGATCCCTGCACTGGCAAGAAGTACCCCATCGAGATTCCCCCACCTGCGATATGGAAGCCTCAGACACTATGGACTGGTAAGCAGATCTGGAACCTCCTCATGAAACCACATAGGGACTACCCTGTCAACGTCAATCTCGAAGCCAAGCTCAAGCAGTTTGCGCCGCCCTCGAGACCTGGAGATGCCAATGACATGGTCGATTCTGACTCTTACCTGGTCATCAGGAACAGCGAGACGATGTGCGGCGCGTTCGACAAGGCAACGATCGGTGATGGTAAGAAGACCAGTGTCTTCTATGTCATCATGCGAGATTTTGGTCCAGATTATGCTGCCGCTGCCATGACCAGACTCGCAAAGTTGTCGGCCCGATGGCTTGGTGAGCGAGGTTTCTCTATTGGTATTAGTGATGTCTACCCAAGTGACAAATTGAACGCGAGGAAGCAGGAACTGATCGACGCCGCCTACAAGGCTTGCGACGAAGTCATCGACAAGTTCAAGAAGGGTAAACTCGAGCGAAGTCCTGGCTGTGACGAGGAACAGACCATGGAAATAACACTTTCTGGTATTCTGAGCAAAGTTCGAGCACAGTGTGCCGATGCCTGTTTCGCGGAACTCAGCAAGTTCAACGCCCCTATGACCATGGCCAAGTGTGGTTCGAAGGGTTCCAACATCAACGTCTCTCAGATGGTGGCATCTGTAGGACAACAAATTATCGGAGGACAGCGTGTGCTAGAAGGGTTCCAAGATCGCACTTTGCCTCACTTTGCGAAGGCCAGTCGAGATCCACTGGCCAAGGGCTTCGTTGCAGACAGTTTCTTCAGTGGCCTAACCCCTACAGAATTCATCTTCCACGCCATGTCTGGAAGAGAAGGTCTGGTCGATACCGCTGTCAAGACTGCCGAGACTGGTTACATGTCTCGTCGGTTGATGAAGAGTCTGGAAGATCTGAGCGCGCAGTACGATCTGACTGTACGCAATTCATCTTCAGGTGTCGTGCAGATGAAGTTTGGAGACGACGGCCTTGATCCAGTGGACATGGAGGGCAGCGCAAAGCCCGTCAATTTCGAGCGTACCTGGATGCACGCGATCACCAGCACTTGGGACAATAGCGAGCCCACGCTAACTCTGGCGAAAATCCTGAGCCATGCGAACAAGACCCTCGACGCTGAGCGAATCAAGCTGAATCGCATAAGCGAGGACGGCAAAAAGCTGGAGTACACCTATGACTGGAACGAGGACAAGAATCTGAAGCTAGTCGATCAGTCCGAGTACAGTAGGACGTTCCTCGACGACATCACCAAATTCATCAACGACCAGGGTAAAAAGATGACTGAAAATCAAGCCAAGCTTGAGGGCAGCCAGGATGTATTCAAAATATCGCAATCTGCCCTTGATCGCTTCCTGCAACTCTGTTTGAGGAAGTACGAGAAATCCAAGACGGAGGCTGGCCACGCTGTCGGTGCCGTTGGCGCACACTCCATCGGTGAGCCCGGTACTCAGATGACTTTGAAGACTTTCCATTTTGCTGGTGTCGCTGGTATGTCGATTACACAGGGTGTCCCCCGTATCAAGGAAATCATCAACGCAAGCAAAGTCATTAGTACGCCAGTCATCAACTGCGCCCTGGACTCTAAATATGTCGACATGGCAGGTCGCTTTGTCAAGGCACTCATCGAGAAGACTTACCTGGGTGACATAGTCGACTACGTCGAAGACGTGTGGCACAATAGAGGCTGCTACATCAACATGCGCGTCAACTGGGACCAGATCGAGAACCTCGGTCTCCGCATCTCTATGTGGCAACTCGTGGACGCCATTGACCGTACGAAGGGATTTAAAGCCATGGGCGCTTCAGCACAGGCGGTCGGTCACCATCACATCCGCGTCCACATCAACCCTCCCGATGGTGGTGGATCTAGAGCCGCACGCCGCCTTGTCGGCAAAGGCAAGCTGGATGCCGGCGATGGTTCAGAAGTCATGTTCATGCAACTCCACTCTTTGAAGCGACGTCTGCCAGCTGTTGTTGTCAAAGGATACCCCGACGCCGCACGTGCCATCATCAAGAAAGATGATAAGAAGGATCACACAGGGAAGGAGCCAATTTCCGTCCTCGTCGAAGGCTACGGTCTGAAAGCGTGCATGACTACTGAAGGTGTCAACGGATACCTCACCAAGTCGAACAACGTCATGGAGATGCGCGACGTCCTTGGCATCGAAGCCGCTCGTAAGACGATCATCGACGAAATCTCCTCAGTCATGGGAGGTATGGACATTGATCCTCGACACATGCAGCTTCTCGCCGATGTGATGACATACAAGGGTGAGGTCCTCGGAATCACACGTTTCGGTCTGGCCAAGATGCGCGACTCCGTCCTCCAACTGGCATCCTTCGAAAAGACACCAGATCACCTCTTCGAGGCCGCTGCTAAGATGAAGAAAGACGACATCGAAGGTGTCTCCGAGTGCATCATCATGGGCCAGAGCATGGGAGTCGGTACCGGCGCTATGAAAGTCGTTCGCCCGCTCAACATCGATGGCGTGGAGAATAACGTCGATCTGAAGGACTTCAAGGTGGTCTCGAAGGCTGAGATTGCCACGAGGAAGGATCGACTGAAGCAGAGACGCAGCGATTTCTTGATGAGTATGACTAATGGGCACGCGATGGAGGTTGATGTTGCGGCTTAG